From the genome of Leishmania infantum JPCM5 genome chromosome 34, one region includes:
- a CDS encoding putative coatomer alpha subunit produces MLTKFEARSSRVKAVALHNSATWVLCGLHNGAVQIWDYRMSTCVDTYTEHVGAVRGADFHVNQPLFVTGGDDYTVKVWNYKLRRCLFTMMGHMDYVRTTFFHHEQPWIVSCSDDFTIRIWNWQSRKSIACLPGHNHYVMCAQFHPFSDLVVSGSLDKTIRVWDISALRHRKEEVGITHDLLGTTDVVVRYELEGHEKGINWVAFHPCGDLLLSAADDRTVRLWTMSGTSCYVSRTFTGHTSNVCCSVFYRNDYLISCAEDRTIRVVHMSSGVTVQTFRREVERYWIMASDSTRNLIAIGHDAGLQVFKLTRERPAFAIHNATQLYYTCQNKLHMYNFETEEVASCAVTYQFYPPTALSCCPTTGGVMLSYANNGPQVEWIPKPLATRTCNVEATMKGIDGVFFGGHKLAYVDVNGKMCIQNVAKASGKPQLTDVSCSRIFPGPVGCVLCQSNDRILLYQVAQHGAVAEATVTGVRYAVWDKDFSKVALVAKNTVTIMTKRLKIIASVAESSARIKSAAFDETRDVMYFTTSSHLKYCYLRNGETSTISTLKNVVYLVRAVGDSIYVLTRDGRVLRKELDNVELNFKLKLQQQSYRDLIRIMQQGKLKGQALVGYLHKHGHSEIALHFVSDSLTRFNLAIECGAMDIAKATAIELNQPAIWRRLADTATSFGDIQLAQFASAKAGHYYASGLLALLTGNTTSVANLVNTTRDDNFKLHYSMYMDDAKQRVDILCKVNQLPLAYVTAKSHGLAEMAAQVLQRMEPEVAARVQAQRFHPAPQKRTVEPATENWPMLQVEESVFARLLKEPGHLDIIAQPELDEDVAAGTGWDDDEDDGTLLGSAGAGAGDAGALADKDEMGGGWDDDLDIDVSTALPDAGGATSASSGYVVPREHPPIMQAWADAYTLPAFHVAAGSFASALRLLQRQIGLADPTPLKPYMLQLWAAVNVCRPAPNGLCVVFAMPTPPPDSETEARHAPALPDFMPALAEKLRFGYQLFVEGKFSEALDVFRSILHLSVVTVVKDDQQKATLREIMAIAPEYTRALALQLQLRTLNASSVESLQLALYFTHFRLHRAHLTLALSQAMSKAYKQKNIKTAAEVARRLLEQDPPKNKAQQAAAIIAEADRNPTNAVEIDYDERNPFTICSATYKPMYKGVVSPMRCSYCLSPAHPSYKGTLCPVCKLAKIGVDSAGLVNRI; encoded by the coding sequence ATGCTCACCAAGTTCGAGGCCCGCTCGTCTCGCGTGaaagcggtggcgctgcacaACAGCGCCACGTGGGTTCTGTGCGGATTGCACAACGGTGCTGTGCAGATTTGGGACTATCGTATGAGCACTTGTGTCGACACGTACACAGAGCATGTGGGCGCAGTGCGCGGCGCGGACTTCCACGTGAACCAGCCCCTCTTCGTCACTGGCGGCGATGACTACACAGTGAAGGTGTGGAACTACaagctgcggcgctgcctcttTACGATGATGGGGCATATGGACTATGTTCGCACCACCTTCTTCCACCACGAGCAGCCGTGGATTGTGTCTTGCTCAGACGACTTCACCATCCGTATCTGGAATTGGCAGAGTCGAAAGAGCATCGCGTGCTTGCCGGGCCACAACCACTACGTTATGTGCGCGCAGTTTCACCCGTTCAGCGACCTTGTTGTGTCGGGCAGCCTGGACAAGACAATCAGAGTGTGGGACAtctcggcgctgcggcaccggaaggaggaggtgggcaTCACGCACGATCTCCTAGGTACGACGGATGTGGTGGTGCGGTACGAGCTGGAGGGGCACGAGAAGGGTATCAACTGGGTTGCCTTTCACCCGTGCGGCGACCTGCTGCTCTCTGCCGCCGATGACCGCACAGTGCGCCTGTGGACGATGTCGGGGACATCGTGCTACGTCTCTCGCACGTTCACCGGGCACACCAGCAACGTCTGCTGCTCCGTCTTTTACAGGAACGACTATCTCATCTCCTGTGCAGAGGACCGCACAATTCGCGTGGTGCACATGTCCTCCGGCGTGACGGTGCAGACGTTCCGTCGCGAGGTCGAGCGCTACTGGATCATGGCAAGCGACTCGACGCGCAACCTGATCGCCATTGGTCACGACGCGGGTCTGCAGGTCTTCAAGCTCACTCGGGAGCGGCCCGCCTTCGCGATCCACAACGCAACGCAGCTCTACTACACATGCCAGAACAAACTCCACATGTACAACTTCGAGACCGAGGAAGTCGCTTCCTGTGCTGTCACCTACCAGTTTTACCCGCCAACGGCGCTCTCGTGCTGCCCGACGACCGGAGGCGTGATGCTCTCCTACGCTAACAATGGCCCGCAAGTAGAGTGGATTCCGAAGCCACTGGCGACAAGGACATGCAACGTGGAAGCTACCATGAAAGGCATCGACGGCGTTTTCTTTGGTGGGCACAAGCTCGCCTACGTGGACGTCAACGGAAAGATGTGCATCCAAAACGTGGCCAAGGCCAGTGGAAAGCCGCAGCTGACCGACGTGTCGTGCAGTCGCATTTTTCCTGGCCCTGTCGGCTGCGTCCTTTGCCAGAGCAACGACAGGATCCTCCTGTACCAGGTGGCACAGCacggcgcggtggcggaAGCGACGGTGACAGGGGTGCGGTACGCTGTGTGGGACAAGGATTTCTCCAAGGTGGCGCTCGTCGCCAAGAACACGGTGACCATTATGACGAAGCGCCTCAAGATCATCGCGTCGGTCGCCGAGTCGTCGGCCCGCATCAAATCCGCCGCCTTTGACGAGACGCGGGACGTTATGTACTTCACCACATCCAGCCACCTCAAGTACTGCTACCTGCGCAACGGCGAGACGAGCACTATCAGCACGCTCAAGAACGTCGTCTATCTGGTGCGCGCCGTGGGCGACTCTATCTACGTCTTGACGCGCGACGGTCGCGTTCTGCGCAAGGAGCTGGACAACGTGGAACTGAACTTCAAGCTGaaactgcagcagcagtcgtaCCGCGACCTCATCCGCATTATGCAGCAAGGCAAGCTCAAAGGTCAGGCCTTGGTCGGGTACCTGCACAAGCACGGACACTCCGAGATCGCCTTGCACTTCGTCAGCGACTCGCTCACGCGCTTCAATCTTGCCATCGAGTGTGGCGCCATGGACATTGCCAAGGCGACCGCGATTGAGCTCAACCAGCCAGCCATCTGGCGTCgcctcgccgacaccgccacAAGCTTTGGTGACATCCAGCTGGCCCAGTTTGCGAGTGCCAAGGCTGGCCACTACTACGCCTCTGGCCTGCTTGCCCTTCTCACGGGAAACACCACCTCGGTGGCCAACCTTGTCAACACCACCCGCGACGACAACTTCAAGCTGCACTATAGCATGTACATGGACGACGCGAAGCAACGCGTGGACATCCTCTGCAAGGTTAACCAGCTGCCTCTGGCGTACGTGACGGCGAAGTCGCACGGTCTGGCAgagatggcggcgcaggtgctgcaacGGATGGagccggaggtggcggcgcgcgtgcaggcgcagcgaTTCCATCCAGCACCGCAGAAGCGAACGGTTGAGCCAGCCACGGAGAACTGGCCTATGCTGCAGGTGGAGGAGTCCGTGTTCGCGCGGCTGTTGAAGGAACCGGGCCATTTGGACATCATCGCCCAGCCGGAGCTCGACgaggacgtcgccgccggcactGGGtgggacgacgacgaggacgacggcaCGTTACTGGGTAGCGCGGGTGCAGGCGCCGGCGATGCAGGGGCGCTGGCCGACAAGGATGAGATGGGTGGCGGCTGGGACGACGACCTCGACATTGACGTGTCCACTGCTCTCCCGGATGCTGGCGGCGCGACTTCCGCTAGCAGTGGCTACGTCGTGCCGCGCGAGCATCCGCCCATTATGCAGGCATGGGCGGACGCCTACACACTTCCTGCTTTCCACGTCGCTGCCGGGTCTTTTgcgagtgcgctgcgcctgctgcagcgccagatCGGCTTGGCAGACccgacgccgctgaagcCTTacatgctgcagctgtgggcAGCCGTTAACGTGTGCAGGCCTGCACCGAACGGCCTGTGTGTCGTGTTCGCCAtgcccacgccgccgccggacAGCGAGACGGAGGCGCGCCACGCCCCCGCGCTTCCGGACTTCATGCCTGCGCTCGCCGAGAAGCTGCGCTTCGGCTACCAGCTGTTCGTCGAGGGCAAGTTTTCGGAGGCGCTGGATGTCTTCCGCAGCATTCTGCACCTCTCTGTCGTCACCGTTGTCAAGGATGACCAGCAAAAGGCAACGCTGCGCGAAATCATGGCAATTGCCCCAGAGTacacgcgcgctctcgcgctgcagctgcagctacGCACCCTCAACGCCTCCTCTGTGgagtcgctgcagctggcccTGTACTTCACACATTTCCGCCTTCACCGCGCGCACCTTACACTGGCTCTATCGCAGGCTATGAGTAAGGCGTACAAGCAGAAGAACATCAAGACCGCCGCTGAAGTGGCGCGCCGTCTGCTGGAGCAGGACCCACCCAAAAACAAGGCACAGCAGGCTGCTGCTATTATCGCCGAGGCAGACCGCAACCCCACTAACGCCGTCGAAATAGACTACGACGAGCGCAACCCGTTCACCATATGCTCTGCCACCTACAAGCCCATGTACAAGGGTGTCGTGAGCCCAATGCGGTGCAGCTACTGCTTGTCGCCGGCTCACCCATCCTACAAGGGAACCCTCTGCCCTGTGTGCAAGTTGGCCAAGATTGGCGTCGACAGTGCAGGTCTGGTCAATCGAATTTGA
- a CDS encoding putative nucleolar protein family a: MPRGFGGRGGGDRGGGSRGFGGTRGGRGGGGRGGGRGGHMSEPDPPENVEEVGTFMNAAEGELVYRVTAHGVVPRFNAFVYTENKAKIGKIEEILGNTTDVMFSVKPSPGVQAASLSEGDKVFISPTQFTPLRVFTEPPKPRGRGGRGGRGGGRGADRGGRGGFGGRGSFGGMGGGRGSFGGGRGSFGGGGRGSFGGRGGGRGFDGRGRGH; encoded by the coding sequence ATGCCCCGAGGATTCGGAGgacgtggcggtggtgaccGCGGTGGTGGAAGCCGCGGCTTTGGAGGCAcccgtggcggccgcggtggcggcggtcgaggtggcggccgtggcggtcACATGTCCGAGCCTGACCCGCCGGAGAACGTGGAGGAGGTCGGCACCTTCATGAACGCCGCAGAGGGCGAATTAGTTTACAGGGTTACGGCGCACGGTGTGGTGCCGCGCTTCAACGCCTTTGTGTACACCGAAAATAAGGCGAAAATCGGCAAAATTGAGGAGATTCTCGGGAACACAACGGATGTCATGTTTTCCGTGAAACCATCGCCAGGCGTGCAGGCGGCGTCCCTCAGCGAGGGCGATAAAGTGTTCATTTCCCCTACGCAGTTTACGCCTCTCCGTGTCTTCACCGAACCACCGAAGCCGCGCggtcgtggtggtcgtggtggccgtggcggtggccgcggcgccgaccgTGGTGGTCGCGGCGGGTTCGGCGGTCGCGGCAGCTTCGGCGGCATGGGTGGCGGCCGAGGCAGCTTCGGTGGCGGCCGAGGCAGCttcggtggcggtggccgtggAAGCTTTGgtggccgtggtggtggccgtggtTTTGATGGTCGTGGTCGCGGGCACTAG